One region of Flavobacterium pisciphilum genomic DNA includes:
- a CDS encoding 2-oxoglutarate dehydrogenase E1 component → MDRFSFLNAAHTEFFAQLYDQYTQNPDSVEPSWRSFFQGFDFGMTTYNDETPVQQIVEFAANNADCSLVSEKLQKEFNVLKLIDGYRSRGHLFTKTNPVRDRRVSSPTLDIENFGLTAADLSTVFDAAKVIGVPPCSLQDIVKRLQAIYCQHIGVEYMYIRNPNVVKWIQDKLGVNDNQPNFSTDEKKVILNKLNQAVSFENFLHTKYVGQKRFSLEGGESIIPALDALIEKAAEKGVEQFVMGMAHRGRLNVLANIFGKSTQDIFGEFDGKDYDQEYFDGDVKYHLGLTADKKTRTGKNININLAPNPSHLETVGAVIEGITRAKQDKYYADDFSKVLPIAVHGDAAIAGQGILYEIIQMAQLDGYKTGGTIHIVINNQVGFTTNYLDARSSTYCTDVAKVTLSPVLHVNADDAEAVVHAVSFALDYRMQFGRDVFIDLLGYRKYGHNEGDEPRFTQPVLYKIIAKHENPRDIYAQKLLSEGIIDATYVNGLEKEYKSTMEVNLEASRKKDLTVITPFMQNEWKGFEQVSDVVMLKKFDTTFAKAGLDSIIETISTLPSDKKFINKITKIVTDRKKGYDNNTIDWGTAETLAYGSLLTEGFDVRISGQDVERGTFSHRHAVVKVEDSEEEVILLNAIENKKGKFGVFNSLLSEYGVLGFDYGYALANPNALTIWEAQFGDFSNGAQIMIDQYISCGEDKWNNQNGIVLLLPHGYEGQGAEHSSARMERYLQLCARQNMYVADCTTPANFFHLLRRQMKTTFRKPLVVFSPKSLLRDPRCVSTVEELATGSFQETIDDNTVNKKEVKTLVFVTGKFYYDIVAERENNGRNDVAVVRIEQLFPLPVEQLKEIIAQYPNADDYVWAQEEPKNMGAYSFMLMNFDLVKWRLASLKAYAAPASGSYTRAKRRHADAIRMVFDKNLFRS, encoded by the coding sequence ATGGATAGGTTTTCATTTTTAAATGCAGCGCATACAGAGTTTTTCGCACAATTGTACGATCAATATACGCAAAATCCAGACAGCGTAGAGCCAAGCTGGAGAAGTTTTTTCCAAGGTTTTGATTTTGGAATGACAACTTACAACGACGAGACGCCAGTTCAACAAATTGTTGAATTCGCAGCGAACAACGCCGATTGTAGTTTGGTATCTGAAAAATTGCAAAAAGAATTCAACGTATTAAAGTTGATTGATGGATATCGTTCTCGTGGTCACTTGTTTACTAAAACAAACCCAGTAAGAGATCGTAGAGTATCATCACCAACTTTAGACATCGAAAATTTTGGACTTACAGCAGCAGATCTTTCGACTGTTTTTGATGCTGCCAAAGTAATTGGTGTTCCACCTTGTTCATTGCAAGATATTGTGAAACGTTTACAAGCAATTTATTGTCAACATATCGGAGTAGAGTATATGTATATTCGAAATCCAAATGTTGTAAAATGGATTCAAGACAAACTTGGAGTAAATGACAATCAGCCTAATTTCTCTACTGATGAGAAAAAGGTTATCTTAAATAAATTAAATCAAGCAGTTTCTTTCGAGAACTTCTTGCATACCAAATATGTTGGGCAAAAACGTTTTTCACTAGAAGGTGGAGAATCAATCATCCCAGCTCTAGATGCTTTAATTGAAAAAGCTGCTGAAAAAGGTGTAGAGCAATTCGTAATGGGTATGGCTCACCGTGGACGTCTTAACGTATTAGCCAATATTTTTGGTAAATCGACACAAGATATCTTCGGAGAATTTGATGGTAAAGATTACGATCAAGAATATTTTGATGGTGACGTAAAATACCACTTAGGACTTACTGCTGATAAAAAAACAAGAACTGGAAAAAACATCAATATCAATTTAGCACCAAACCCATCTCACTTAGAGACTGTTGGAGCAGTTATTGAAGGAATCACCAGAGCAAAACAAGATAAATATTACGCAGACGATTTCTCAAAAGTATTACCTATTGCCGTTCACGGTGATGCTGCAATTGCAGGACAAGGTATCTTGTACGAAATTATCCAGATGGCACAATTAGACGGTTACAAAACTGGAGGAACAATACACATTGTAATTAATAACCAAGTTGGTTTTACAACGAATTACCTTGATGCACGTTCATCTACCTATTGTACAGATGTTGCCAAAGTAACATTATCACCAGTATTACATGTAAACGCAGACGATGCAGAAGCAGTAGTTCATGCTGTTTCATTCGCATTAGATTACAGAATGCAATTTGGTCGTGATGTATTTATCGACTTATTAGGATACAGAAAATATGGTCATAACGAAGGAGATGAGCCTCGTTTTACACAACCAGTTTTATATAAAATCATTGCAAAGCATGAAAATCCAAGAGATATTTATGCGCAAAAATTATTGTCAGAAGGTATTATCGATGCTACTTATGTAAATGGGTTAGAGAAAGAATACAAATCGACAATGGAAGTAAATCTTGAAGCATCTCGTAAAAAAGACTTGACAGTTATTACTCCATTTATGCAAAATGAGTGGAAAGGTTTTGAGCAAGTTTCAGATGTTGTGATGTTAAAGAAATTTGATACTACTTTTGCAAAAGCTGGATTGGATTCTATCATAGAAACAATTTCAACTTTGCCATCAGACAAGAAGTTTATCAATAAGATAACTAAAATTGTTACTGATAGAAAGAAAGGGTACGATAACAATACAATTGATTGGGGAACTGCCGAAACATTAGCTTATGGTTCGCTTTTAACAGAAGGATTTGATGTTCGTATATCAGGTCAAGACGTAGAGCGTGGTACATTCTCACACCGTCATGCAGTAGTTAAGGTAGAAGATTCAGAAGAAGAAGTAATCTTATTGAATGCTATCGAAAACAAAAAAGGAAAATTCGGAGTATTCAATTCACTTTTATCAGAATATGGAGTTTTAGGATTTGATTATGGATATGCTTTGGCTAACCCTAATGCATTGACTATTTGGGAAGCACAATTTGGAGATTTCTCAAATGGAGCACAAATCATGATTGACCAATATATCTCATGTGGAGAAGACAAATGGAACAACCAAAACGGAATTGTTTTATTATTGCCACACGGATACGAGGGACAAGGAGCAGAGCACTCTTCAGCAAGAATGGAGCGTTACCTACAACTTTGTGCAAGACAAAATATGTATGTTGCCGATTGTACAACGCCAGCTAACTTCTTCCACTTATTGAGAAGACAAATGAAAACAACTTTCCGTAAGCCACTTGTAGTGTTCTCACCAAAAAGTTTGTTGCGTGATCCAAGATGTGTATCTACAGTAGAAGAATTGGCAACAGGAAGTTTCCAAGAAACTATTGATGACAATACAGTAAACAAAAAAGAGGTAAAAACATTAGTTTTTGTTACAGGTAAATTCTACTACGATATTGTTGCAGAAAGAGAAAATAACGGACGTAATGATGTTGCGGTAGTAAGAATCGAGCAATTGTTCCCATTACCAGTAGAGCAGTTAAAAGAGATTATAGCACAATATCCTAACGCTGATGATTATGTTTGGGCACAAGAAGAGCCTAAAAACATGGGAGCTTACAGCTTTATGTTAATGAACTTTGATCTAGTAAAATGGAGATTAGCATCATTAAAAGCATACGCAGCACCAGCATCAGGAAGTTATACAAGAGCAAAACGTCGTCATGCAGATGCGATAAGAATGGTTTTTGATAAAAATCTATTCAGATCATAA
- a CDS encoding polyprenyl synthetase family protein — translation MHAIYQYQEFFVDYLEKQTISKEPKNLYEPIEYIVSLGGKRMRPVLTLMTAEVFDVAYNQALPAAMAVEVFHNFSLVHDDIMDDAPLRRGQKTVHEKWDLNTGILSGDAMLILAYQYFEQYEPNTFRELAKLFSKTALEVCEGQQWDVDFEQRNDVTIPEYLKMIEYKTAVLVAAAMKMGAIVAKTSEENANLIYDFGLQLGLAFQLQDDYLDAFGDPETFGKQVGGDIIENKKTYLYLKALAYSNDEVAKQLKELFTTHPEDNSEKVEIAKDIFNASGASKETQEAIEMYTLEAFKTLDKMDISDEKKLSLRTFGENLMGRKV, via the coding sequence ATGCATGCCATTTATCAATACCAGGAATTCTTTGTCGATTATCTAGAAAAACAAACAATAAGTAAAGAGCCTAAAAACCTTTATGAGCCAATTGAATATATTGTAAGCCTTGGCGGAAAAAGAATGCGCCCAGTACTGACTTTAATGACTGCTGAAGTTTTTGATGTTGCATACAATCAGGCACTTCCAGCGGCTATGGCTGTTGAGGTTTTTCATAACTTTTCATTGGTTCATGATGATATAATGGATGATGCTCCACTACGAAGAGGGCAAAAAACAGTGCATGAAAAATGGGATCTTAATACTGGAATACTTTCAGGTGATGCGATGCTTATTTTGGCATATCAATATTTTGAACAGTATGAACCAAATACGTTTAGAGAACTAGCGAAGCTTTTTAGTAAAACTGCTTTGGAGGTTTGTGAAGGACAACAATGGGATGTCGATTTTGAGCAAAGAAATGATGTTACCATTCCTGAATATCTAAAAATGATTGAGTACAAAACAGCGGTTTTGGTTGCTGCAGCTATGAAAATGGGTGCAATTGTGGCTAAAACATCTGAAGAAAATGCCAATTTGATATATGATTTTGGATTGCAATTAGGTTTAGCCTTCCAATTACAAGATGACTATTTAGATGCATTTGGAGATCCAGAAACTTTTGGAAAACAAGTGGGTGGAGATATTATCGAAAATAAGAAAACCTATTTGTATTTAAAAGCACTGGCCTATTCTAATGATGAAGTTGCAAAGCAATTAAAAGAATTGTTTACTACGCATCCAGAGGATAATTCAGAAAAAGTAGAAATAGCAAAAGATATTTTTAATGCATCAGGGGCTTCAAAAGAAACACAAGAAGCTATTGAAATGTATACACTTGAAGCTTTTAAAACATTAGATAAAATGGATATTAGCGACGAAAAGAAATTGTCATTACGCACTTTTGGAGAAAACCTAATGGGTAGAAAAGTTTAG
- a CDS encoding YceI family protein, translating into MKTHWTIDSNQSDVLIKMRHSILAYLGGSINTFNGHVDLQNDEIEDATIEFSLDVNNKEAKLEQINTYLKLNDFFDVNKYPTISFKSTSFQKVNKNINFLKGDLTIKDVTKTVELDVELVETDYYNGNKKVSFELTGDINRKDFGLAYNSFNHSNGLSTGQDIKLVANLEFTI; encoded by the coding sequence ATGAAAACACACTGGACAATTGATTCTAATCAATCTGATGTTTTGATTAAAATGAGACATTCAATTCTTGCCTATTTAGGGGGTTCTATTAATACGTTTAATGGTCATGTCGATCTACAAAACGATGAAATAGAAGACGCTACAATAGAGTTTTCTTTGGACGTAAACAATAAAGAAGCCAAACTAGAACAGATAAATACTTACTTAAAACTAAATGATTTCTTTGATGTAAATAAATATCCTACGATAAGTTTTAAATCGACTTCATTTCAAAAAGTTAACAAAAACATCAATTTCCTTAAAGGCGATTTAACAATAAAAGACGTTACAAAAACTGTTGAGCTTGATGTAGAATTAGTGGAAACTGATTACTATAATGGCAACAAAAAAGTTTCTTTTGAGCTTACTGGTGACATAAACCGCAAAGATTTTGGATTAGCTTATAATTCATTTAATCATAGCAATGGTTTATCTACTGGACAAGACATTAAACTAGTGGCTAATTTAGAATTCACAATCTAA
- a CDS encoding TetR/AcrR family transcriptional regulator, whose translation MKEKIISKASDLFLKLGFKSVTMDDIAGEMCISKKTIYKYFCNKEVLIQESTSFVHAQVHEVINTIVSQNHNAIQENFEIRAMFKSLFQSSIDTSPIYQLKKHYPEIYTNMMRHEIDQCSQYFRDNITKGMEQDLYRSDINVDIYVKFYYTLIFHINENTSSEKEAQIAELEALEYHTRAMATPAGIIELEKQMQIFNN comes from the coding sequence ATGAAAGAAAAAATTATATCAAAAGCGAGTGACTTATTTTTAAAACTAGGTTTTAAAAGTGTCACCATGGATGATATTGCTGGCGAAATGTGTATTTCTAAAAAAACCATTTATAAGTATTTCTGCAATAAGGAGGTCTTAATTCAAGAAAGCACATCGTTTGTACATGCACAAGTACATGAAGTAATCAATACGATTGTTAGTCAAAACCACAATGCAATTCAAGAAAATTTTGAAATACGAGCAATGTTTAAAAGTCTATTTCAATCTTCTATTGATACATCACCTATTTATCAATTAAAAAAACATTATCCTGAGATCTATACTAATATGATGCGACATGAAATAGATCAATGCAGTCAATATTTTAGAGACAACATCACCAAGGGCATGGAACAGGATTTATATCGTAGCGATATTAATGTAGATATATATGTGAAATTTTATTACACATTAATATTCCATATAAATGAAAATACTAGCTCTGAAAAGGAAGCTCAAATAGCAGAATTAGAAGCCTTAGAATACCACACTAGAGCCATGGCTACTCCAGCAGGAATAATAGAGCTTGAAAAACAAATGCAAATATTCAACAATTAA
- a CDS encoding TolC family protein translates to MKRIVFLFLLTFAITANAQETNNSNQGTQTLTLKDAINYALQNKSDSKKAKLQVENSEYKIQEVRSRALPQISANGNLTYNPVIQTTVIDGAGFGAPGTTIQAAFGQKWTSTAGISLTQNIFDQAVFTGLRAAKSTREFYQINEQLTEEDVIERVANSYYDVYVQRLNLTVLDSNYVNTTRVKNILQGQYDNGLAKKIDLNRIIVKLSNISTQRQQVINKVALQENALKFYMGMPVETQIVIPNTEFEITPQALSETPNVENLTQYLLLKKQEELLVFQKKAVQAEYYPTLSLTAGYNYIGQGPEVPWFAKPSAGVYWSDYSAIGLNLRVPIFTGFGTRAKVRQADVSIRSLQEDIKDTKLSLDIAYSNAMIQMENSLITINNQKENRELAQQVLQNTKNNYLQGLASLSDLLDVENAYIEAENNYSSAVLGYKIAEIQVIKSKGQLKSLINN, encoded by the coding sequence ATGAAAAGAATAGTGTTTCTCTTCCTCTTGACTTTTGCAATAACCGCAAATGCACAAGAAACAAATAATAGCAATCAAGGCACACAGACTTTGACCTTAAAAGATGCTATTAACTATGCTCTGCAAAATAAATCTGATTCTAAAAAAGCCAAATTACAAGTAGAAAATAGTGAATATAAAATACAGGAAGTTCGTTCAAGAGCGTTACCTCAAATTTCAGCTAATGGTAACTTGACTTACAATCCTGTAATACAAACTACTGTTATTGACGGTGCAGGATTTGGAGCACCAGGAACCACTATTCAAGCCGCTTTTGGTCAAAAATGGACTTCAACCGCAGGAATCTCATTAACTCAAAATATATTTGACCAAGCAGTATTTACAGGTTTAAGAGCTGCAAAAAGTACTCGTGAATTTTATCAAATCAACGAACAACTTACTGAAGAAGATGTAATTGAAAGAGTAGCAAATAGTTATTACGATGTATATGTACAACGTTTAAACTTAACAGTATTAGATAGTAATTATGTAAATACTACGAGAGTAAAAAACATTTTACAAGGGCAGTATGATAATGGTTTAGCTAAAAAAATTGATCTAAACAGAATTATTGTAAAGCTTTCTAACATCAGTACACAACGCCAACAAGTAATCAATAAAGTAGCATTACAGGAAAATGCTTTGAAATTTTACATGGGAATGCCTGTAGAAACACAAATCGTAATTCCTAACACTGAATTTGAAATCACTCCTCAAGCGTTATCAGAAACTCCTAATGTTGAAAATTTAACGCAATATCTACTTTTGAAAAAACAAGAAGAACTATTGGTTTTTCAAAAGAAAGCTGTTCAGGCTGAATATTACCCAACACTTTCTTTAACCGCTGGATACAACTATATCGGTCAGGGGCCAGAAGTGCCTTGGTTTGCAAAACCATCAGCAGGTGTATATTGGTCAGATTATTCAGCTATCGGATTAAACCTTAGAGTACCAATCTTTACTGGTTTTGGTACCCGTGCTAAGGTTCGTCAGGCAGATGTTTCTATTCGTTCATTACAAGAAGACATAAAAGACACCAAGCTTTCGCTTGACATTGCCTATAGCAATGCCATGATTCAAATGGAAAATAGCCTTATCACTATTAACAATCAAAAAGAAAACAGAGAGTTAGCTCAACAAGTATTACAAAATACCAAAAACAATTACCTACAAGGACTAGCATCATTAAGTGATCTATTAGATGTAGAGAATGCATACATCGAAGCAGAAAACAATTATTCTTCGGCAGTATTGGGGTATAAAATAGCAGAAATTCAAGTAATCAAATCAAAAGGCCAACTAAAATCACTTATAAATAACTAA
- a CDS encoding efflux RND transporter periplasmic adaptor subunit, producing the protein MKKTIIITILVIIGALGLIGFILTKNKEENKAKTDIVAEKNAAVSVKVSTVKTEEVSLDFVANGNFQPIQELTFSAEKSGKVISVLAKEGDYVKVGQTLLTVRGDVINVNAQAAQAAYQNAKADYMRYENAFKTDGVTRQQLDQAKLALTNAEANLKQANINVGDTKVKAPINGFINKKYIEPGSILAGMPATALFDIVNVSKLKLVVTVNENQVTSLKLGNSIKITASVYPDKVFSGKITFIAAKADESLNFPVEIEITNNLNNDLKAGMYGTANFASNQQNQTLMVVPRNAFVGSVSSNEIFVVENNIAKLKKVTAGRILGDKVEIINGLSDGQIVITTGQINLQDGNSVEIIK; encoded by the coding sequence ATGAAAAAAACAATAATAATAACAATACTAGTCATAATCGGGGCATTAGGATTAATCGGCTTCATTTTAACAAAGAACAAAGAAGAAAACAAAGCTAAAACTGATATTGTTGCTGAAAAAAATGCTGCTGTTTCAGTTAAAGTTTCTACTGTAAAAACAGAAGAAGTTTCATTGGATTTTGTTGCTAACGGAAACTTCCAGCCTATTCAAGAACTAACTTTCTCTGCTGAAAAATCAGGAAAAGTAATCAGTGTTTTGGCTAAAGAAGGAGATTACGTAAAAGTGGGTCAAACTTTATTAACAGTTAGAGGTGATGTAATTAATGTAAATGCTCAAGCTGCACAAGCTGCTTACCAAAATGCAAAAGCAGATTACATGAGATATGAAAATGCTTTCAAAACTGATGGTGTTACAAGACAACAATTAGATCAAGCAAAATTGGCATTAACAAATGCTGAAGCTAATCTAAAACAAGCAAACATAAATGTTGGAGATACTAAAGTAAAAGCTCCTATTAATGGTTTTATCAATAAAAAATACATTGAGCCAGGATCTATTTTAGCTGGTATGCCTGCAACTGCTTTATTTGACATCGTAAATGTTTCTAAATTAAAACTAGTTGTAACAGTAAATGAAAATCAAGTTACAAGTTTGAAATTAGGAAATTCAATAAAAATAACTGCTAGTGTTTATCCTGATAAAGTTTTTTCTGGAAAAATCACTTTCATTGCTGCTAAGGCTGACGAAAGTTTAAACTTCCCAGTTGAAATTGAAATCACAAATAACTTAAATAACGACCTAAAAGCAGGTATGTATGGAACTGCAAATTTTGCATCTAACCAACAAAACCAAACCTTAATGGTTGTACCTAGAAATGCATTTGTAGGAAGTGTAAGCAGTAACGAAATATTTGTAGTTGAAAACAATATTGCAAAATTAAAAAAGGTAACAGCTGGAAGAATTTTAGGTGATAAAGTAGAAATTATCAATGGATTATCAGATGGACAAATCGTAATCACTACTGGTCAAATTAACTTACAAGACGGAAACTCAGTAGAAATTATAAAATAG
- a CDS encoding efflux RND transporter permease subunit: MKLAEISIKRPSLIIVMFTILILGGLFSYSQLGYELIPKFEQNVITISTVYPGASPSEVENTVTKKIEDAIASLENIKKIDSKSYESLSIVSITLTSNAKVDFSMNDAQRKINAIISDLPEDVKTPALTKFSLSDLPIMTIGANGKMDEAAFYDLIDKKIAPILSRVQGVAQVNIIGGQEREIQVNLDALKMQGYGLSIPQVQQNILTSNLDFPTGNIQTREQKILIRLAGKYKSVDELRNLVVSSQNGIQVRLSDIADVQDTQKIAEKISRVDQKSAIILQIIKQSDANAVAVSEQLLKTVAVLENDYKQNQLKLEIAKDSTVFTLEAADSVVHDLLIAVILVALVMLFFLHSIRNSLIVMVAIPASLISTFIGIYFMGYTLNLMSLLGLSLVVGILVDDAIVVLENIYRHMEMGKSRIRASYDGTAEIGGTVTSITLVIVVVFLPIAMSSGLVSNIITQFCVTVIISTLFSLLASFTIIPWLSSRYGKLEHIEGKNLFGRVILGFESYLTRFTNWVSNLLNWCLDHYIKTIAVVLVLFFASTIGLVGGGFIGGEFFAASDSGEFLVQIEMPKDASLEQTNFMTQKAEAYLKKEKYVHSQITTVGQTSEGFGASQATAYKAEINVKMIEQKDRTDDASVYAAKIKRKLEKELVGAKVKTVPVGILGTAEDATLGLIVTGPSTESAMAFAKLAEAELRTIPGTTEIKLTVEDGNPEINVKVDRDKMAALGLTLQTVGLTMQTAFSGNTDGKYRAGEYEYDINIRYNAFDRKSITDVSNLIFINAAGQQIKLSQFASITEGSGPSQLERRDKSASVTVKGQNVGVPSGTIVTQWQAKLDKLKKPAGVNYIWGGDQENQSEGFGTLGIALLAAIILVYLVMVGLYDSFVHPFVVLFAVPLSFIGAMLALALTNNSLNIFTILGIIMLIGLVCKNAIMLVDYTNQRRAAGESIRTALIQANHARLRPILMTTIAMVFGMFPIALASGAGAEWKNGLAWVIIGGLISSLFLTLIIVPVIYEIMEKIIHRFSKGEKIDYETEMVADYVHTELSEDGFNPKHTL; this comes from the coding sequence ATGAAATTAGCCGAAATATCCATAAAACGTCCGTCGTTGATAATTGTAATGTTTACAATTTTGATACTTGGTGGATTATTCAGCTACAGCCAATTAGGCTATGAGCTGATTCCAAAATTTGAACAAAACGTTATTACTATTTCTACTGTTTACCCAGGGGCATCTCCAAGTGAGGTAGAAAATACAGTAACAAAGAAAATTGAAGATGCGATCGCATCCTTAGAGAACATCAAGAAGATTGACTCTAAATCATACGAAAGTTTATCTATCGTATCGATTACATTAACATCGAATGCGAAGGTAGATTTCTCTATGAATGATGCGCAACGAAAAATTAATGCAATCATTAGTGATTTACCTGAAGATGTTAAAACACCAGCACTAACAAAATTCTCATTGAGTGATTTACCAATTATGACAATTGGTGCCAATGGTAAAATGGATGAAGCTGCTTTTTATGACTTAATTGACAAAAAAATTGCTCCTATTTTATCCCGTGTACAAGGTGTCGCACAGGTAAATATTATTGGTGGTCAAGAACGTGAAATTCAAGTAAATCTTGACGCTTTAAAAATGCAAGGTTACGGACTTTCAATTCCACAAGTACAACAAAACATCTTGACTTCGAATTTAGATTTCCCAACAGGAAACATTCAAACTCGTGAGCAAAAAATATTAATTCGTTTAGCGGGTAAATATAAAAGTGTTGATGAATTAAGAAACTTAGTAGTATCTTCTCAAAACGGAATTCAAGTTCGTTTAAGTGATATTGCAGACGTTCAGGATACTCAAAAAATTGCAGAAAAAATATCTCGTGTTGATCAAAAGAGTGCGATTATTTTACAAATCATCAAGCAATCAGATGCAAATGCGGTTGCAGTAAGTGAGCAATTATTAAAAACAGTTGCTGTTCTTGAAAATGATTACAAACAAAATCAATTAAAACTTGAGATAGCAAAAGACAGTACCGTATTTACATTAGAAGCGGCTGACTCTGTAGTCCACGATTTATTAATTGCAGTAATCCTAGTTGCATTAGTAATGTTGTTCTTCTTGCACAGTATAAGAAACTCATTGATTGTAATGGTTGCAATTCCAGCATCATTAATCTCAACGTTTATTGGTATTTACTTTATGGGATATACATTAAACTTAATGAGTTTATTAGGATTGTCTCTTGTTGTAGGTATTCTTGTCGATGATGCGATTGTGGTTCTTGAAAACATTTACCGACATATGGAAATGGGTAAAAGCCGAATCCGTGCTTCGTATGATGGAACGGCAGAAATCGGTGGAACCGTTACTTCGATTACATTAGTAATTGTGGTGGTGTTCTTACCTATTGCGATGAGTTCTGGTTTAGTATCTAATATTATTACACAATTTTGTGTTACCGTAATTATTTCAACTTTATTCTCGCTTTTAGCATCATTTACAATTATTCCTTGGTTATCATCTCGTTATGGTAAATTGGAACATATTGAAGGAAAAAATTTATTTGGAAGAGTTATTCTAGGTTTTGAAAGTTATTTAACTCGTTTTACAAACTGGGTATCTAATTTATTAAACTGGTGTTTGGATCATTATATCAAAACTATTGCGGTAGTTCTAGTATTATTCTTTGCTTCTACTATAGGATTAGTAGGTGGTGGTTTCATTGGTGGTGAGTTCTTCGCAGCATCTGATAGTGGAGAGTTCTTAGTGCAAATCGAAATGCCAAAAGATGCTTCATTAGAGCAAACTAACTTTATGACCCAAAAGGCTGAAGCATACTTAAAGAAAGAAAAATATGTTCACAGTCAGATTACAACAGTAGGACAAACCAGTGAAGGTTTTGGAGCATCTCAAGCAACAGCTTATAAAGCTGAGATTAACGTTAAAATGATTGAGCAAAAAGATCGAACTGATGATGCTTCTGTTTATGCTGCTAAAATCAAACGTAAGCTAGAGAAAGAATTGGTTGGAGCAAAAGTAAAAACAGTTCCAGTAGGTATTCTAGGAACTGCTGAAGATGCTACTTTAGGATTAATCGTAACAGGACCTTCTACAGAAAGCGCAATGGCTTTTGCTAAATTAGCGGAAGCAGAATTACGTACAATTCCTGGGACAACAGAGATTAAATTAACTGTTGAAGACGGAAACCCTGAAATCAACGTTAAGGTTGACCGTGATAAAATGGCAGCATTAGGATTAACACTTCAAACAGTTGGTCTAACAATGCAAACTGCTTTTAGCGGAAATACTGATGGTAAATATAGAGCTGGTGAATATGAGTATGACATCAACATCAGATACAATGCATTCGACAGAAAAAGTATTACTGATGTTAGTAATTTAATTTTCATCAATGCAGCTGGACAACAAATAAAATTATCTCAATTTGCTTCGATTACTGAAGGTTCAGGACCTAGCCAATTAGAGCGAAGAGATAAATCGGCTTCGGTAACTGTAAAAGGACAAAACGTTGGGGTGCCATCTGGAACAATTGTAACACAATGGCAAGCAAAACTTGATAAACTGAAAAAACCAGCTGGAGTAAACTACATCTGGGGTGGTGATCAAGAAAACCAAAGTGAAGGTTTTGGAACATTAGGAATTGCATTATTAGCTGCTATTATCTTGGTATACCTTGTAATGGTTGGTCTTTATGATAGTTTCGTTCACCCGTTTGTGGTATTGTTTGCAGTTCCGCTTTCGTTTATCGGTGCAATGTTAGCACTGGCATTAACTAATAACTCATTAAATATCTTTACGATTTTGGGTATTATCATGTTAATTGGTCTGGTGTGTAAGAACGCGATTATGCTTGTTGACTACACCAACCAGCGAAGAGCTGCTGGAGAGTCAATCAGAACAGCATTAATCCAAGCAAATCACGCTCGTTTGCGTCCGATCTTAATGACAACAATTGCGATGGTATTCGGTATGTTCCCAATTGCATTGGCATCTGGAGCTGGAGCTGAATGGAAAAATGGTTTGGCATGGGTAATTATTGGAGGATTAATTTCTTCATTATTCCTAACCTTAATTATTGTTCCAGTAATTTATGAAATCATGGAAAAAATCATTCACCGATTCTCTAAAGGAGAAAAGATTGATTATGAGACTGAAATGGTTGCTGATTATGTACATACAGAACTAAGTGAAGATGGATTCAATCCAAAACATACACTTTAG